A single window of Drosophila suzukii chromosome 3, CBGP_Dsuzu_IsoJpt1.0, whole genome shotgun sequence DNA harbors:
- the Epg5 gene encoding ectopic P granules protein 5 homolog: MATLVKPKKQKSKGSRHTGQIQKEEEEHAELSTSEEQRPAENMSLLEEFERVAALASSSSGEAIISHECCISSDVRELPEEPETREEPESQEEPSPETEAQPSAPSAPPSTTVHIVQYPNLQPMQLSNALVEEQSAKIVYRQAESPTGFALARSHIKPLTTEELRQIYDCPDLELAKQFELEFLMNSLLESSESDPLYAALMEYYELQGKITSNLHDVEKLRKGCTDSQKQIWVRQPVTRTFSGTCGDGNVVQESVTYDQIKVDPIKLELAQTALTGLYDLVCHTYTNNLITAKITKVKVDQIINDLLAYPNADGQSAILLHPSQSGQALECVSQLRRAISILFSFVRRPSPNANFDKDLKEWLRKLIALQLLLATKEDHWFLLFNILRCPNGVGSWAAQFLQLPGTQTVGRGGQQNELPLDLNSPELNHCMAVLQILLMPVKKRNEYLKSQAQAHRELTEAAGATDRWIVVDSDGEDSHTPAGECIGLKESDLIALLNQLPFEKIFTSAMRIEKFLNDYILEPDMITAQQMLAVVVFFSQLVKTMGEGLLTYNNERYKQLAKRLGRLVRHTLQYVFDYHELFINNNLRKSPEMYERIQVELQALLVRACGYIYRTRNLGTWQYFSTLPFGTLDAEVIWHLFYYLNVGFPTDLENDLVSNAEAAFQSEDFWRKFDLANADVAPEDMYYLLQTFFEMANDRNRSKDGSLVKAICLHIFHIGYIHQSTREICYKTARDMLANLMDEDLLGCLLVQLKMRYGEVDQAAYLFKALPLENWHPSMDSFEVLSNWLLHFDYQSSESHLARLIISHLNWGLDIEGRLFLPHNIHVRMAHLVNEALNKYAPEVIGASGISESVRQVSSLIDSTQSSREQFTNWCWRMVSVLRLHLMDQGVESVKRTLQHPTEPLLFIPELERMEMIFQDVNENRPLALYVGMLVSLHGHSIPLICQHGFNLLQQLLLDHRHAATIRCLELIVPLFLETPETLANCESFQRLLITLLNADRTYLKLAKDMVYANSIGPILELLDNMLHHQIVSYTNYGLCSPLNLLNIWLNCFTTLPGWSQNSNLLYLLDRMLRISYQFPDCRAQAVEFFYNYYKDCTDWKSPPKGSALKAFFGGQSPSRIPVISPQNCWLNLVLLEIEFRLVDTRIFPELLRQVSAQPVEAALKKTISLSKTNAFPASQLVIYKYAQLLASMDSNHALFPIVCQKFFELYLWRVPTENESLNFSHNFGVSDKFYEHNVPLMKSIKSQLKSAESYYSALATKSASDDAMGHFYRSCRTLMQNCALWLEDTQINRFTSDAEHLPAQYNSEKLRELLSGHVNHWTEFLCLPALRKEQRHQADQWGRKVMRLPNQKAPRTPVQPKPRQQPAQHIKSLLNSYEKIVENPIYVRVEPIQSPPIDGSIMTQLKKRLNTFNSTANNYHYKTSELNSLNLNYLESVPALYQMIPYEETRRKECTSLLFKRNCTAPAKITLTPELIRINEVISRKQTQNRERHDKIVEDLLLAMNVDAFAQAIEKFGVCIGAILVAPMESRVTQIGVQVFYHLVENLDEVTMKFQATHDLYFQVLEKLGVFLQADQAAQGLVVLRLALKRPDLLELLAGVFVPSRTDVDHFLPMYEFLIDSHLKRCDTQTLFVLFSKFDLLGWMEVYQPKLSEINRLLMLVLQGLEAWSQPDSSLLQDQFRRHLVHIFGYDFPQHYGEVMQLVLDRTSDQKLMPVVLLDLLNALFARSNCSELTLEQNEVRLHELALDFARRQKLFTLKAATDTLLLLSRHFQKERLHHGLHGLYPKHKDYCQPLVLWLTCFGHTLLASAICTYQELLADQISDIVFGSIVETYGPWLIPYTEETVSGVAHWIRQLTPGQSKVLLPWSEQHVSSSKLMIRSFVATVLEVLQYLPSSNKILEHVFAWYVHHFAQPNIAGHVLAPIHEGLAQLPWERFLPPAQHIELLYDSLQRFLPESHAMLGHIFIRIDWDNWFAQMPQPVPILSRLFGIFVKIAFEPNIHIHPNTSKILEEAVRYPWHLVEYSELEQLLKWFVASVEPAIALKLPAESNYADRAVLELLRLACAMLPERSAQDAVVLGTAKRMLYTRSMVRMQRACGAKHKKLLATKEGERAFTDAFLELLNSIDRAISSCSEHRTPEEQRREALNLMLELVAPTQTQSQEVSNIHIKALVWWQQRSAPGNLVMCSTLSAIGHLNTYIASIYSLLEASIENYFRTSSDSAPWHAPSWQGLMEALSMSLPKLDLMPIMQGSYFFSLHVFVVYKMEEIAADGDKVTFLQDLSQLLENLKTSPHTEPQMALVWGVIIARGCQIAQSNPQVKKPLHMLARHLQIASTKAEGWGDGLLGVIGLKSEVITNRRKVLTRCLACVIFSLFPANRDLRLPSEEYESGLRELSMLLANKKFTDIKPLIVRAVSLLKENTFPDTRAVPHMVCRLISIFYEQSYLTTIPEVWDFEFKLIAT, encoded by the exons ATGGCCACGCTAGTGAAGCCCAAAAAGCAG AAAAGCAAAGGGTCTCGCCACACAGGGCAGATCCAAAAAGAGGAAGAAGAACATGCTGAGTTATcaacaagtgaagaacaaagACCTGCGGAGAATATGTCGCTGCTGGAGGAATTCGAGCGAGTGGCGGCCTTGGCCAGCAGTTCCAGTGGCGAGGCGATCATCAGCCACGAGTGCTGCATCTCCAGCGATGTACGGGAGTTGCCGGAGGAGCCAGAAACTCGGGAGGAGCCAGAATCACAGGAGGAACCCTCTCCCGAGACGGAAGCCCAACCCAGTGCCCCAAGTGCCCCGCCCTCGACGACCGTTCACATCGTCCAGTACCCCAATCTGCAGCCCATGCAGCTGTCCAATGCTCTAGTGGAGGAGCAGTCCGCAAAGATTGTGTACCGCCAGGCGGAGTCTCCCACCGGTTTTGCCCTGGCCAGGAGTCACATTAAGCCATTGACTACCGAGGAACTGCGGCAAATCTACGATTGTCCCGACCTGGAGCTGGCCAAACAATTTGAGCTAGAGTTCCTCATGAACTCACTGCTGGAGTCTAGCGAATCTGATCCTCTGTATGCTGCTCTAATGGAATACTACGAGCTGCAGGGTAAGATCACCTCGAATCTGCACGATGTGGAGAAGCTGCGCAAGGGCTGCACGGATTCCCAAAAGCAAATCTGGGTGCGACAGCCAGTAACGCGTACTTTTAGTGGAACCTGCGGGGATGGCAATGTGGTTCAGGAGAGTGTCACCTACGA TCAGATCAAGGTGGACCCTATTAAACTGGAACTGGCCCAGACGGCCTTGACAGGACTCTACGATCTAGTCTGTCACACTTACACCAACAACCTGATTACAGCCAAGATAACCAAAGTGAAGGTGGACCAAATCATCAACGATCTGCTGGCCTATCCAAATGCAGATGGACAGTCGGCCATTTTATTACATCCCTCACAGTCTGGACAGGCTCTGGAGTGCGTTTCCCAACTGAGGCGAGCCATCTCCATACTTTTCAGTTTCGTTCGAAGACCAAGTCCCAATGCG AACTTCGACAAGGACCTCAAGGAATGGCTGCGCAAGCTGATTGCTCTGCAACTTTTGCTGGCTACCAAGGAGGATCACTGGTTCCTGCTGTTCAACATCCTGCGCTGCCCCAATGGCGTTGGCTCCTGGGCCGCCCAATTCCTACAGTTGCCGGGAACGCAAACTGTGGGTCGCGGAGGCCAACAGAACGAGCTGCCACTAGACCTGAACTCTCCCGAACTCAACCATTGTATGGCCGTGCTGCAGATTCTGCTGATGCCGGTGAAGAAGCGAAACGAGTATCTCAAGAGTCAGGCCCAGGCACACCGAGAACTTACGGAAGCAGCGGGAGCCACAGATCGCTGGATAGTAGTGGATTCCGATGGCGAGGACTCCCATACACCCGCTGGCGAATGTATAGGACTGAAGGAAAGCGATCTAATCGCACTACTTAACCAGTTGCCTTTCGAGAAGATCTTTAC CTCCGCCATGCGCATTGAGAAGTTCCTGAACGACTATATTCTCGAGCCGGATATGATCACTGCCCAGCAAATGCTCGCCGTAGTTGTCTTCTTTTCCCAACTGGTCAAAACAATGGGCGAGGGATTGCTGACGTACAATAACGAGCGATATAAGCAGCTGGCCAAACGCCTCGGTCGTTTGGTGCGACACACCCTCCAATACGTCTTCGATTACCACGAATTGTTCAT AAACAACAACCTGCGCAAGTCCCCGGAGATGTACGAGCGCATTCAAGTGGAGCTACAAGCTTTGCTAGTTCGCGCCTGTGGCTACATCTACCGCACAAGAAACCTGGGCACCTGGCAGTACTTTTCTACTTTGCCCTTTGGCACCTTGGATGCAGAGGTCATCTGGCACCTGTTCTACTACCTTAATGTGGGTTTTCCCACTGATTTGGAAAACGATTTAGTGAGCAATGCGGAGGCTGCCTTTCAGTCGGAGGACTTCTGGCGAAAATTCGATCTGGCGAATGCAGATGTGGCGCCCGAAGATATGTACTACCTCCTGCAAACCTTCTTTGAGATGGCCAACGATCGGAATCGCTCCAAGGATGGGAGCCTCGTCAAGGCCATCTGCTTGCACATATTCCACATCGGATACATACATCAGTCTACGAGGGAGATTTGTTATAAAACAGCGCGTGATATGCTAGCCAACTTAATGGATGAGGATCTGTTGGGATGCCTGCTGGTTCAGTTGAAGATGCGGTATGGGGAAGTAGATCAGGCTGCGTATCTTTTCAAGGCTCTGCCACTGGAGAACTGGCACCCCAGCATGGATAGCTTCGAGGTGCTCTCGAACTGGCTTCTTCACTTTGACTACCAATCTTCCGAAAGTCATTTAGCTCGCTTGATCATCAGTCACTTAAACTGGGGATTGGATATCGAAGGACGTCTCTTTCTGCCCCACAACATTCATGTGAGGATGGCGCACCTGGTGAATGAGGCCTTGAACAAGTATGCTCCCGAGGTTATTGGAGCCTCAGGCATTTCTGAGAGCGTTCGTCAGGTGTCCTCGTTAATTGATTCCACGCAATCAAGTCGGGAACAGTTCACAAACTGGTGCTGGCGCATGGTTTCTGTACTGCGCCTGCACCTAATGGACCAAGGTGTAGAGTCCGTCAAGCGTACGCTTCAACACCCCACGGAACCGCTCCTTTTTATTCCCGAGCTGGAGCGAATGGAAATGATCTTCCAGGACGTAAACGAGAATCGCCCGCTGGCCCTGTATGTGGGCATGCTGGTCAGCCTACATGGCCACTCTATTCCGCTTATCTGCCAGCACGGGTTCAATCTCCTCCAGCAACTACTTCTGGATCACCGTCATGCAGCCACCATTCGGTGTTTGGAGCTAATAGTTCCGCTGTTTTTGGAAACACCAGAAACCCTGGCGAACTGTGAAAG TTTTCAGAGACTGTTGATCACTCTATTAAATGCGGACAGAACTTATTTGAAGCTGGCTAAGGACATGGTGTATGCAAATTCTATTGGCCCTATTCTGGAATTGCTGGACAACATGCTGCATCATCAGATTGTTTCGTATACAAACTATGGCCTATGCTCACCGCTTAATCTTCTCAACATCTGGCTGAATTGTTTTACCACACTGCCAGGCTGGTCCCAGAACTCGAATCTTTTGTATTTGCTTGACAGAATGCTACGTATTTCCTACCAGTTTCCCGACTGTCGTGCCCAAGCTGTTGAATTCTTCTACAATTATTACAAG GACTGCACAGACTGGAAGTCACCACCAAAGGGATCAGCTTTGAAGGCCTTCTTTGGCGGTCAGTCTCCTTCTCGAATCCCTGTGATTTCGCCTCAAAACTGCTGGCTGAATTTAGTGCTACTTGAAATTGAGTTCCGTCTTGTGGACACGCGCATCTTCCCGGAACTTTTGCGTCAAGTTTCAGCTCAGCCTGTGGAGGCGGCTCTGAAGAAAACTATCTCCTTGAGCAAAACCAACGCCTTCCCTGCCAGCCAACTTGTGATATACAAATATGCTCAACTGCTGGCCAGCATGGACAGCAATCACGCTTTGTTTCCCATCGTCTGCCAGAAGTTTTTCGAGCTCTATCTCTGGCGAGTGCCCACTGAAAACGAATCCCTCAACTTCAGTCACAATTTTGGGGTATCCGACAAGTTCTACGAACACAATGTGCCTTTAATGAAGAGTATTAAATCCCAATTGAAGTCTGCTGAGTCATACTACTCGGCTTTGGCAACCAAAAGCGCTAGTGACGATGCCATGGGTCATTTCTACCGAAGCTGTCGCACCCTTATGCAAAACTGTGCGCTCTGGCTGGAGGATACTCAAATCAATCGCTTTACCAGTGATGCAGAGCATCTGCCGGCACAGTACAATTCTGAGAAGCTGCGCGAGCTGTTAAGTGGTCATGTCAACCATTGGACGGAGTTCCTGTGCCTTCCAGCGCTGCGCAAGGAGCAACGCCATCAGGCTGATCAGTGGGGCCGAAAAGTGATGAGACTGCCCAACCAAAAGGCCCCCAGAACTCCGGTACAACCGAAACCGCGACAGCAACCAGCTCAACATATCAAAAGTCTGTTGAACAGCTACGAAAAGATTGTCGAGAATCCGATTTATGTTCGTGTGGAACCCATTCAGTCGCCACCCATCGACGGAAGTATTATGACGCAGCTTAAGAAGCGATTGAACACATTCAACTCGACGGCCAA CAACTACCATTACAAGACGTCCGAGTTAAATTCACTGAACCTCAACTATTTGGAAAGTGTGCCTGCTCTATACCAAATGATTCCTTACGAGGAGACCAGGAGAAAGGAGTGTACTTCCCTGCTCTTTAAACGGAACTGTACTGCTCCTGCCAAAATCACACTGACACCGGAGCTTATACGAATCAACGAGGTTATATCACGTAAGCAAACGCAGAACCGAGAACGCCATGACAAAATTGTTGAGGATCTGCTGTTGGCCATGAATGTGGATGCCTTTGCTCAAGCCATCGAGAAGTTTGGCGTCTGTATCGGTGCAATTTTGGTAGCCCCAATGGAATCAAGAGTCACTCAGATTGGAGTGCAGGTGTTCTATCACCTAGTGGAAAACCTCGACGAGGTCACAATGAAATTTCAGGCAACACATGACCTGTACTTTCAAGTGCTAGAAAAGCTTGGG GTTTTCTTGCAAGCAGATCAGGCTGCCCAGGGATTGGTCGTGCTTCGCCTGGCTCTCAAGCGACCCGATCTCTTAGAACTGCTGGCCGGAGTCTTTGTGCCCAGCCGCACTGACGTGGATCACTTTTTGCCCATGTACGAGTTCCTCATAGATTCTCATCTAAAGCGGTGCGACACACAGACACTGTTTGTGCTATTCTCCAAGTTCGACCTTTTGGGATGGATGGAGGTCTATCAGCCGAAGCTGAGCGAGATCAACCGTCTGCTAATGCTAGTACTTCAGGGACTAGAAGCCTGGTCTCAGCCGGATAGCAGTCTTCTCCAGGATCAGTTCCGCAGGCATCTAGTGCACATCTTCGGCTACGATTTCCCGCAGCACTACGGCGAGGTGATGCAGCTGGTTTTGGACCGCACATCGGACCAGAAGCTGATGCCGGTGGTGCTTTTGGACCTGCTGAACGCTTTGTTTGCCCGATCCAACTGTTCAGAGCTCACTTTGGAGCAAAACGAAGTACGCTTGCACGAACTCGCCCTGGATTTTGCCCGACGACAAAAGCTATTCACGCTCAAAGCGGCAACGGACACTCTTTTGCTCTTGTCCCGGCACTTCCAGAAGGAGCGACTCCATCACGGCCTGCACGGGTTGTATCCCAAACACAAGGATTACTGCCAGCCCCTGGTCTTGTGGTTGACCTGTTTCGGTCATACGCTCCTGGCCTCGGCCATTTGCACCTACCAGGAACTTTTAGCTGATCAGA TCAGCGACATTGTGTTTGGATCCATTGTGGAGACGTACGGCCCTTGGCTAATCCCCTACACCGAAGAGACGGTCAGCGGCGTGGCCCACTGGATTCGACAGCTGACTCCCGGCCAGAGCAAAGTGCTTCTGCCGTGGAGCGAACAGCATGTAAGCAGCAGCAAACTCATGATCCGTTCCTTTGTGGCCACTGTACTGGAAGTGCTGCAGTATCTGCCGTCGTCAAACAAGATCCTGGAGCACGTATTCGCTTGGTATGTGCACCACTTCGCCCAGCCCAACATAGCGGGCCACGTGCTGGCTCCCATTCATGAGGGATTGGCACAGTTGCCCTGGGAACGTTTCCTGCCGCCGGCACAGCACATAGAGTTACTGTACGACAGCCTGCAGAGATTTCTGCCGGAATCACACGCCATGCTGGGTCACATATTTATTCGGATTGACTGGGACAACTGGTTCGCCCAGATGCCACAGCCGGTTCCCATTCTCTCTCGACTTTTCGGAATCTTTGTGAAAATCGCCTTCGAACCGAATATCCATATTCATCCCAATACGAGCAAAATTCTTGAGGAAGCAGTTCGGTATCCGTGGCACCTGGTGGAATACAGTGAGCTGGAGCAACTGCTCAAGTGGTTCGTTGCCAGCGTGGAGCCAGCCATTGCCCTAAAGCTCCCAGCAGAGAGCAACTATGCGGATAGGGCTGTCTTGGA ACTCCTTCGCTTGGCTTGTGCCATGTTGCCGGAACGTTCTGCCCAGGATGCAGTTGTCCTGGGTACAGCCAAACGCATGCTCTACACCCGCTCAATGGTCCGCATGCAAAGAGCCTGCGGAGCCAAGCACAAGAAGCTTCTAGCCACAAAGGAGGGAGAGCGTGCCTTTACTGACGCCTTTCTAGAGTTGTTGAATAGCATCGATCGAGCCATCAGCAGCTGCAGCGAGCATCGAACGCCGGAGGAGCAGCGCAGGGAAGCGCTTAACTTGATGCTGGAGCTGGTGGCGCCCACCCAGACGCAGAGCCAGGAAGTGTCCAA CATACACATTAAGGCTCTTGTTTGGTGGCAACAGCGATCTGCGCCAGGCAACCTGGTCATGTGCTCTACTCTATCCGCCATCGGCCACCTGAACACCTACATCGCCAGCATTTATTCTCTACTAGAAGCCAGCATAGAAAACTACTTCCGCACCTCGTCAGACAGTGCTCCCTGGCATGCACCCAGCTGGCAAGGTTTGATGGAGGCGCTGAGCATGTCGCTACCGAAACTGGACCTTATGCCCATCATGCAGGGTAGCTACTTTTTCTCACTGCACGTGTTCGTGGTCTACAAGATGGAAGAGATCGCTGCGGATGGGGACAAGGTGACCTTTTTGCAGGACCTCAGTCAGCTGTTAGAGAACTTGAAAACCAGTCCACATACGGAACCACAGATGGCCCTTGTCTGGGGCGTGATCATTGCGCGGGGCTGCCAAATCGCACAGAGCAACCCGCAGGTGAAAAAACCACTTCACATGCTGGCCAGGCACCTGCAGATTGCGTCAACAAAAGCTGAAGGCTGGGGCGATGGTCTACTGGGCGTGATCGGTCTAAAGTCGGAGGTTATTACTAACAG GCGAAAAGTTTTGACCCGTTGCCTAGCCTGTGTCATCTTCTCACTGTTTCCGGCCAACCGGGACCTCCGTTTGCCATCGGAGGAGTACGAAAGCGGACTTCGTGAGCTATCCATGCTGCTGGCCAACAAGAAGTTCACCGACATCAAGCCCCTGATCGTCCGGGCCGTTAGCCTGCTGAAAGAAAACACCTTTCCCGATACCCGGGCAGTGCCTCATATGGTCTGCCGACTTATCAGCATCTTTTATGAGCAGAGCTACCTAACAACCATTCCAGAGGTCTGGGACTTTGAATTCAAGTTGATTGCTACGTAG